In the genome of Streptomyces collinus, one region contains:
- a CDS encoding glutathionylspermidine synthase family protein, whose protein sequence is MERRTMEARPGWQQTVEEQGLIYPLTRYPDDSLRPYWDESAYYVFSLEEIEALEEVVEDLHRMCLAAADHIVTEDRFADLGITDPRVARRVAEAWHRRAELPSVYGRFDLRYDGTGPAKLLEYNADTPTSLVEAASPQWFWMEDRFPGADQWNSLHERLIDAWKKQAALLPPGSPLYFAYSSADELGEDMMTVAYLKETAEQAGLATDWIAMEEIGWDRLSGRFVDNRLRFIRSIFKLYPWEWLTTDRFADHVLDTLDNGGGTGSTLWIEPAWKMLLSNKALLAILWELHPDHPNLLPAYLDGPRDLSARGWVAKPLLGREGAGVTIHAPGTDPALRDEPCVYQQLAPLPDFDGNRVVLGAWVVENESAGLGIRESSGLITDEYARFLPHVIL, encoded by the coding sequence ATGGAACGCCGCACCATGGAGGCCCGCCCCGGCTGGCAGCAGACCGTCGAGGAACAGGGCCTCATCTACCCCCTGACCCGCTACCCCGACGACTCCCTGCGCCCCTACTGGGACGAGAGCGCCTACTACGTCTTCTCCCTGGAGGAGATCGAGGCCCTCGAAGAGGTGGTCGAGGACCTCCACCGCATGTGCCTGGCGGCGGCCGACCACATCGTCACCGAGGACCGTTTCGCCGACCTGGGCATCACCGACCCCCGGGTCGCCCGCAGGGTCGCCGAGGCCTGGCACCGCCGAGCCGAACTCCCCTCCGTCTACGGCCGCTTCGACCTCCGCTACGACGGCACCGGTCCGGCCAAGCTCCTGGAGTACAACGCCGACACCCCCACCTCACTGGTCGAGGCCGCGTCCCCGCAGTGGTTCTGGATGGAGGACCGTTTCCCCGGCGCCGACCAGTGGAACTCCCTGCACGAGCGCCTCATCGACGCCTGGAAGAAGCAGGCCGCCCTCCTCCCGCCGGGCAGCCCCCTCTACTTCGCGTACTCCTCCGCCGACGAACTCGGCGAGGACATGATGACGGTCGCCTATCTCAAGGAGACCGCCGAGCAGGCCGGCCTGGCCACCGACTGGATCGCGATGGAGGAGATCGGCTGGGACCGCCTCTCCGGCCGCTTCGTCGACAACCGCCTCCGCTTCATCCGCAGCATCTTCAAGCTCTACCCGTGGGAGTGGCTCACCACCGACCGCTTCGCCGACCACGTCCTGGACACCCTCGACAACGGCGGCGGCACCGGCTCCACCCTGTGGATCGAGCCGGCCTGGAAGATGCTCCTCAGCAACAAGGCGCTGCTGGCGATCCTCTGGGAGCTCCACCCCGACCACCCGAACCTCCTCCCCGCGTACCTGGACGGCCCCCGCGACCTGTCCGCCCGGGGCTGGGTGGCCAAGCCCCTCCTGGGCCGAGAGGGCGCCGGCGTCACGATCCACGCCCCGGGCACCGACCCCGCCCTCCGCGACGAACCCTGCGTCTACCAGCAACTGGCCCCCCTGCCCGACTTCGACGGCAACCGCGTGGTCCTGGGCGCCTGGGTGGTGGAGAACGAGTCGGCGGGCCTGGGCATCCGGGAGTCCTCGGGCCTGATAACGGACGAGTACGCACGGTTCCTGCCTCACGTGATCCTTTAG
- a CDS encoding glycine hydroxymethyltransferase: MSAEPLSTASTAYRAALDVIRAVEPRVADAIGQEVADQREMLKLIASENYASPATLLTMGNWFSDKYAEGTIGRRFYAGCRNVDTVESLAAEHAKELFGARHAYVQPHSGIDANLVAFWAVLGARVEVPFLEKTGARQVNDLTDADWAELRQAFGNQRMLGMSLDAGGHLTHGFRPNISGKMFDQRSYGTDPATGLIDYEALRTSAREFKPLIIVAGYSAYPRLVNFRIMREIADEVGATLMVDMAHFAGLVAGKVLTGDFDPVPHAQIVTTTTHKSLRGPRGGMVLCDDSLKDQVDRGCPMVLGGPLPHVMAAKAVALAEARQESFRDYAQRIVDNSRALAEGLMRRGATLVTGGTDNHLNLIDVASSYGLTGRQAEAALLDSGIVTNRNAIPADPNGAWYTSGIRIGTPALTTRGLGTAEMDEVAGLIDRVLTTTEPGTTKSGAPSKASHVLDAKVADEISQRATDLVAGFPLYPEIDLG; this comes from the coding sequence ATGTCAGCCGAGCCCCTCTCCACCGCTTCCACCGCCTACCGCGCCGCCCTCGACGTGATCCGCGCCGTCGAACCCCGCGTGGCGGACGCCATCGGCCAGGAGGTCGCCGACCAGCGCGAGATGCTCAAGCTGATCGCCTCCGAGAACTACGCCTCCCCGGCCACGCTCCTGACCATGGGCAACTGGTTCAGCGACAAGTACGCCGAGGGCACCATCGGCCGCCGCTTCTACGCCGGCTGCCGCAACGTCGACACCGTCGAGTCCCTCGCCGCCGAGCACGCCAAGGAGCTGTTCGGCGCCCGCCACGCCTACGTCCAGCCGCACTCCGGCATCGACGCCAACCTGGTCGCCTTCTGGGCCGTCCTCGGCGCCCGCGTCGAGGTGCCCTTCCTGGAGAAGACCGGCGCCCGCCAGGTCAACGACCTCACCGACGCCGACTGGGCCGAGCTGCGCCAGGCCTTCGGCAACCAGCGCATGCTCGGCATGTCCCTGGACGCCGGCGGCCACCTCACCCACGGCTTCCGCCCGAACATCTCCGGCAAGATGTTCGACCAGCGCTCCTACGGCACGGACCCGGCCACGGGCCTCATCGACTACGAGGCGCTGCGCACCTCCGCCCGCGAGTTCAAGCCGCTGATCATCGTCGCGGGTTACTCGGCCTACCCCCGTCTGGTGAACTTCCGGATCATGCGGGAGATCGCCGACGAGGTCGGCGCGACCCTCATGGTCGACATGGCGCACTTCGCCGGCCTGGTCGCGGGCAAGGTCCTCACCGGCGACTTCGACCCGGTCCCGCACGCCCAGATCGTGACGACGACGACCCACAAGTCGCTGCGCGGCCCCCGCGGCGGCATGGTCCTGTGCGACGACTCGCTGAAGGACCAGGTCGACCGCGGCTGCCCGATGGTCCTCGGCGGCCCCCTCCCGCACGTCATGGCCGCCAAGGCCGTGGCCCTCGCCGAGGCCCGCCAGGAGTCCTTCCGCGACTACGCCCAGCGCATCGTCGACAACTCCCGCGCCCTCGCCGAGGGCCTGATGCGCCGCGGCGCCACCCTGGTGACCGGCGGCACGGACAACCACCTGAACCTGATCGACGTCGCGTCCTCCTACGGCCTCACCGGCCGCCAGGCCGAGGCCGCCCTGCTCGACTCGGGCATCGTCACCAACCGCAACGCCATCCCCGCGGACCCGAACGGCGCCTGGTACACCTCCGGCATCCGCATCGGCACCCCCGCCCTGACCACCCGTGGCCTGGGAACCGCCGAGATGGACGAGGTCGCCGGCCTCATCGACCGCGTCCTCACCACCACGGAGCCGGGCACGACCAAGTCGGGCGCCCCCTCCAAGGCGTCCCACGTGCTCGACGCGAAGGTGGCGGACGAGATCTCCCAGCGCGCCACCGACCTCGTGGCCGGTTTCCCGCTCTACCCGGAGATCGACCTGGGCTGA
- the trpS gene encoding tryptophan--tRNA ligase: MASDRPRVLSGIQPTAGSFHLGNYLGAVRQWVALQETHDAFYMVVDLHAITIPQDPKDLRANTRLAAAQLLAAGLDPDRCTLFVQSHVPEHAQLAWIMNCLTGFGEAGRMTQFKDKSAKQGAERASVGLFTYPILQVADILLYQANEVPVGEDQRQHIELTRDLATRFNGRFGETFTLPKPYILKETAKIYDLQDPSIKMSKSASTPKGLINLLDEPKATAKKVKSAVTDTDTVIRYDAENKPGVSNLLTIYSTLTGESIGELEEKYTGKMYGALKTDLAEIMVDFVTPFRERTQQYLDDPETLDSILAKGAEKARAVAAETLAQAYDKVGFLPAKH, encoded by the coding sequence ATGGCCTCTGACCGACCTCGCGTGCTCTCCGGGATCCAGCCCACCGCCGGCTCGTTCCACCTCGGCAACTACCTCGGCGCCGTCCGCCAGTGGGTGGCCCTGCAGGAGACCCACGACGCGTTCTACATGGTCGTCGACCTGCACGCGATCACCATCCCGCAGGACCCGAAGGACCTGCGCGCGAACACGCGCCTGGCCGCGGCCCAGCTCCTCGCTGCGGGTCTCGACCCGGACCGCTGCACGCTCTTCGTGCAGAGCCACGTCCCCGAGCACGCCCAGCTCGCCTGGATCATGAACTGCCTCACCGGCTTCGGCGAGGCCGGCCGGATGACCCAGTTCAAGGACAAGTCCGCCAAGCAGGGCGCCGAGCGCGCCTCGGTCGGCCTGTTCACGTACCCGATCCTCCAGGTCGCGGACATCCTGCTCTACCAGGCCAACGAGGTCCCGGTCGGCGAGGATCAGCGCCAGCACATCGAGCTCACCCGCGACCTCGCCACGCGCTTCAACGGCCGGTTCGGCGAGACCTTCACCCTCCCGAAGCCGTACATCCTCAAGGAGACGGCGAAGATCTACGACCTCCAGGACCCGTCGATCAAGATGAGCAAGTCGGCGTCCACGCCGAAGGGCCTCATCAACCTCCTCGACGAGCCCAAGGCCACGGCCAAGAAGGTCAAGAGCGCCGTCACCGACACCGACACGGTGATCCGCTACGACGCCGAGAACAAGCCGGGCGTCAGCAACCTGCTCACGATCTACTCGACCCTCACCGGCGAGAGCATCGGCGAGCTGGAGGAGAAGTACACCGGCAAGATGTACGGCGCGCTCAAGACGGACCTCGCCGAGATCATGGTCGACTTCGTGACGCCGTTCCGGGAGCGCACCCAGCAGTACCTGGACGACCCCGAGACGCTCGACTCGATCCTGGCCAAGGGCGCCGAGAAGGCCCGCGCCGTCGCCGCCGAGACCCTCGCGCAGGCGTACGACAAGGTCGGCTTCCTGCCCGCCAAGCACTGA
- a CDS encoding 2'-5' RNA ligase family protein, which produces MGTVTIGVSIAVPEPHGSELQQLRAGFGDAAAHGIPTHVTLLPPTEIDEASLPAVEAHLAEVAAAGRAFPMRLSGTGTFRPLSPVVFVQVVAGAEACTLLQQQVRDPEGPVNRELQFPYHPHVTVAHGIDDAAMDRAFEDLAGYEAEWPCTGFALYEQGADGVWRKLREFPFGGSVVPPQAGRVARGSVPIR; this is translated from the coding sequence GTGGGGACCGTAACGATCGGTGTCTCGATCGCGGTCCCGGAGCCTCACGGCAGCGAGCTCCAGCAGCTGCGCGCGGGCTTCGGCGACGCCGCCGCTCACGGCATCCCCACGCACGTCACCCTGCTGCCGCCGACAGAGATCGACGAGGCGTCCCTGCCGGCCGTCGAGGCGCATCTGGCCGAGGTCGCCGCCGCCGGCCGCGCGTTCCCCATGCGGCTGTCCGGCACCGGCACCTTCCGGCCCCTGTCGCCGGTGGTGTTCGTCCAGGTCGTCGCCGGTGCGGAGGCCTGCACGCTGCTCCAGCAGCAGGTCCGCGACCCCGAGGGGCCGGTCAACCGCGAGCTGCAGTTCCCGTACCACCCGCACGTCACCGTGGCGCACGGCATCGACGACGCGGCCATGGACCGCGCCTTCGAGGATCTCGCCGGCTACGAGGCCGAGTGGCCCTGCACCGGCTTCGCCCTCTACGAGCAGGGCGCCGACGGCGTCTGGCGCAAGCTCCGCGAGTTCCCCTTCGGCGGCTCGGTGGTCCCCCCGCAGGCCGGGCGGGTGGCGCGCGGCTCCGTCCCCATCCGCTGA
- a CDS encoding decaprenylphospho-beta-D-erythro-pentofuranosid-2-ulose 2-reductase has product MKDAFGLPQSLLVLGGTSEIALATARRLIARRTRTVWLAGRPSPALEEAAGQLRGLGADVHTVAFDALDPGSHEAVLGKVFAEGDVDMVLLAFGLLGDQARDEREPEAAVRVAQTNYTGAVSAGLVCARSLQSQGHGSLVVMSSVAGERARRANFIYGSSKAGLDAFAQGLGDALHGTGVHVMVVRPGFVRTRMTAGLPEAPLATTPEAVASAVELGLRRRSETVWVPGTLRVVMAALRHLPRGVFRRLPV; this is encoded by the coding sequence ATGAAGGACGCCTTCGGCCTCCCCCAGTCCCTGCTCGTCCTCGGCGGTACGTCGGAGATCGCCCTGGCCACCGCCCGCCGCCTGATCGCCCGCCGCACCCGCACGGTCTGGCTGGCCGGCCGCCCCTCCCCCGCCCTGGAGGAGGCCGCCGGGCAGCTGCGCGGGCTCGGGGCCGACGTGCACACCGTCGCCTTCGACGCGCTCGACCCGGGCTCCCACGAGGCCGTCCTCGGCAAGGTCTTCGCCGAGGGCGACGTCGACATGGTGCTGCTCGCCTTCGGGCTGCTCGGCGACCAGGCCCGCGACGAGCGGGAGCCGGAGGCGGCGGTGCGGGTCGCGCAGACCAACTACACCGGCGCGGTCTCGGCAGGGCTGGTGTGCGCCCGCTCGCTCCAGTCCCAGGGGCACGGCTCGCTGGTCGTGATGTCCTCCGTCGCGGGCGAGCGGGCCCGCCGCGCGAACTTCATCTACGGCTCCAGCAAGGCCGGTCTCGACGCCTTCGCGCAGGGCCTGGGCGATGCGCTGCACGGCACGGGCGTGCACGTCATGGTCGTACGCCCCGGCTTCGTGCGGACGCGGATGACCGCCGGTCTGCCCGAGGCGCCGCTCGCGACCACGCCCGAGGCGGTCGCGTCGGCCGTGGAGCTGGGGCTGCGGCGCCGCTCGGAGACGGTGTGGGTGCCGGGGACGCTGCGCGTGGTGATGGCGGCGCTGCGGCATCTGCCGCGCGGGGTGTTCCGGCGGCTGCCGGTCTGA
- a CDS encoding FAD-binding protein: MSAETDFDPDVMGMDHTTVTGWGRTAPTGAWLIRPRTYEEAAAAVRGCGARGGIPRGLGRAYGDAAQNAGGSVLDMTALDRVHAIDADGGTVLCDAGVSLHRLMEVLLPLGWFVPVTPGTRYVTVGGAIGADIHGKNHHVSGSFARHVLALELLTADGEIRTVIPGTPLFDATAGGMGLTGVILTATIRLQPVETSLMSVDTERATDLDDLMARLAATDHRYRYSVAWIDLLARGAATGRAVLTRGDHAPLDALPARLRRDPLAFRTSRLPATPAILPEGLLSRTTVGLFNELWYRKAPRTRTGRLQRISGFFHPLDGVPHWNRVYGRGGFVQYQFVVGHGREDALRRIVRRISERRCPSFLAVLKRFGEADPGWLSFPVPGWTLALDIPAGLPGLGAFLDELDEEVAAAGGRVYLAKDARLRPELLAAMYPRLDDFRELRAELDPRGVFVSDLARRLSL; this comes from the coding sequence ATGTCTGCCGAGACCGATTTCGACCCGGACGTCATGGGCATGGACCACACCACCGTGACGGGCTGGGGTCGCACCGCCCCCACCGGCGCCTGGCTGATCCGTCCGCGTACGTACGAGGAGGCCGCGGCGGCCGTCCGGGGCTGCGGGGCGCGCGGCGGGATCCCCCGGGGCCTGGGGCGGGCGTACGGGGACGCGGCGCAGAACGCCGGCGGGTCCGTGCTCGACATGACGGCCCTGGACCGGGTGCACGCGATCGACGCCGACGGCGGGACCGTGCTGTGCGACGCGGGCGTCTCCCTGCACCGGCTGATGGAGGTGCTGCTGCCGCTCGGCTGGTTCGTGCCGGTCACCCCCGGCACCCGCTACGTCACCGTCGGCGGGGCGATCGGCGCCGACATCCACGGCAAGAACCACCACGTCTCGGGCTCCTTCGCGCGGCACGTACTCGCCCTCGAACTGCTCACCGCCGACGGCGAGATCCGCACGGTCATCCCCGGCACACCGCTCTTCGACGCGACGGCCGGCGGCATGGGCCTGACCGGAGTGATCCTCACCGCGACGATCCGGCTCCAGCCGGTCGAGACCTCGCTGATGTCGGTCGACACCGAGCGGGCGACGGACCTCGACGACCTGATGGCCCGGCTCGCGGCCACCGACCACCGCTACCGCTACTCGGTCGCCTGGATCGACCTGCTGGCCCGGGGCGCCGCCACCGGCCGCGCGGTCCTCACCCGCGGCGACCACGCCCCGCTGGACGCCCTCCCCGCCCGGCTGCGCCGGGACCCGCTGGCCTTCCGCACCTCCCGCCTCCCGGCCACCCCCGCGATCCTCCCCGAGGGCCTGCTCAGCCGGACGACCGTGGGCCTCTTCAACGAGCTGTGGTACCGCAAGGCCCCCCGCACCCGGACCGGCCGACTCCAGCGGATCTCCGGCTTCTTCCACCCCCTGGACGGGGTGCCCCACTGGAACCGCGTCTACGGCCGGGGCGGCTTCGTGCAGTACCAGTTCGTCGTCGGCCACGGCCGCGAGGACGCCCTGCGCCGCATCGTGCGCCGCATCTCCGAACGCCGCTGCCCGTCCTTCCTGGCCGTCCTCAAGCGCTTCGGCGAGGCCGACCCGGGCTGGCTGTCCTTCCCCGTGCCCGGGTGGACGCTGGCGCTGGACATCCCGGCGGGCCTGCCCGGCCTCGGCGCGTTCCTCGACGAACTCGACGAGGAGGTCGCCGCCGCGGGCGGGCGCGTCTACCTCGCCAAGGACGCCCGGCTGCGCCCGGAGCTGCTCGCGGCCATGTACCCGCGCCTCGACGACTTCCGCGAACTGCGCGCCGAACTGGACCCGCGCGGGGTGTTCGTGTCCGACCTGGCCCGCCGCCTCAGTCTCTGA
- a CDS encoding phosphatase PAP2 family protein encodes MDDLDDLHDMDHRIVSALRECGTDPRVAGAARALSWAGEHAALWLAAGLAGAAVDGGRRGAWLRGTALTAGAHLVSMGVKRVVRRPRPAHVEPLVRAAGRHSFPSSHAASAAAAAVAFGALGAHTVPPLAGLVCVSRLVAGVHFPTDVAAGAALGALTARLGARWMRGGAHHD; translated from the coding sequence ATGGACGACCTCGACGACCTGCACGACATGGACCACCGGATCGTTTCGGCGCTCAGGGAGTGCGGCACCGACCCGCGCGTGGCCGGCGCCGCGCGTGCCCTGTCCTGGGCGGGGGAGCACGCGGCGCTGTGGCTGGCGGCGGGGCTCGCCGGAGCCGCCGTCGACGGCGGGCGGCGCGGCGCCTGGCTGCGCGGCACCGCACTGACCGCGGGGGCGCACCTGGTCAGCATGGGGGTGAAGCGCGTCGTGCGCCGTCCGCGCCCCGCGCACGTCGAGCCCCTGGTGCGCGCGGCCGGCCGGCACTCCTTCCCCAGCTCGCACGCCGCCTCCGCGGCGGCCGCCGCCGTCGCCTTCGGCGCCCTGGGAGCACACACGGTCCCGCCCCTCGCCGGACTGGTGTGCGTCTCACGGCTGGTGGCCGGCGTCCACTTCCCCACGGACGTCGCGGCCGGCGCGGCCCTGGGCGCCCTCACGGCCCGGCTCGGCGCCCGCTGGATGCGGGGAGGCGCCCACCATGACTGA
- a CDS encoding decaprenyl-phosphate phosphoribosyltransferase, with protein sequence MTETAVLRQRTHQERPAPPRKGGLLAGLLRTARPKQWVKNVLVVAAPAAAGELFSRHALSRLALVFVLFTACAAAVYLVNDARDADADRAHPVKRHRPVAAGQVPVPVAYAVGGCLGILAPTAAAWLCGPAVAALLTAYLAMQLAYCISLKHVLVVDLAVVTTGFLMRAMIGGLALGIPLSRWFLITTGFGALFMVSAKRYSEAVQMAGKAGATRALLTEYTTGYLRFVWQLAAGVAVLGYCLWAMEEGGVPHTSVLPWRQLSMVAFILAILRYAVFADRGTAGEPEDVVLRDRALALIGVAWVAMYGLAVANW encoded by the coding sequence ATGACTGAGACGGCCGTCCTGCGGCAGCGCACCCACCAGGAGCGGCCCGCACCACCCCGCAAGGGCGGTCTCCTGGCCGGTCTCCTCAGGACCGCGCGCCCCAAGCAGTGGGTCAAGAACGTCCTCGTGGTCGCCGCCCCGGCCGCCGCCGGCGAGCTGTTCTCCCGGCACGCCCTGAGCCGACTCGCCCTGGTCTTCGTCCTCTTCACCGCCTGCGCCGCCGCCGTCTACCTCGTCAACGACGCCCGCGACGCCGACGCCGACCGCGCCCACCCCGTCAAGCGGCACCGCCCGGTCGCCGCCGGGCAGGTCCCCGTGCCCGTCGCCTACGCCGTCGGCGGCTGCCTCGGCATCCTCGCGCCCACCGCCGCGGCCTGGCTGTGCGGCCCGGCCGTCGCCGCGCTGCTGACCGCCTACCTCGCCATGCAACTGGCCTACTGCATCAGCCTCAAGCACGTCCTCGTCGTCGACCTCGCCGTCGTCACCACCGGCTTCCTGATGCGGGCCATGATCGGTGGACTCGCCCTCGGCATCCCGCTGTCGCGCTGGTTCCTGATCACCACCGGCTTCGGCGCCCTGTTCATGGTGTCGGCCAAGCGCTACTCGGAAGCCGTCCAGATGGCCGGAAAGGCGGGCGCCACACGGGCGTTGCTCACCGAGTACACCACCGGCTACCTCCGCTTCGTCTGGCAGCTCGCGGCCGGTGTCGCCGTCCTCGGCTACTGCCTGTGGGCCATGGAGGAGGGCGGCGTCCCGCACACCAGCGTGCTGCCCTGGCGCCAACTGTCCATGGTCGCCTTCATCCTGGCGATCCTCCGGTACGCCGTCTTCGCCGACCGCGGCACGGCCGGCGAACCCGAGGACGTCGTCCTGCGCGACCGGGCGCTCGCGCTCATCGGCGTGGCCTGGGTGGCGATGTACGGCCTGGCCGTGGCGAACTGGTGA
- a CDS encoding GtrA family protein, producing MTTRAWRGPTLPARRELIGFAVVGLLAYAVDLALFTYLRGPAGLAPLTAKSLSFLAACTVAYAGNALGPYRTTRATGLRPYAAFFAVNLAGAAVQLLCLAVSHYGLGLTSQRADTVSGTVVGMALATVLRFWGTRTWVFRAEGRVGSWTG from the coding sequence GTGACCACGCGCGCGTGGCGCGGCCCCACGCTCCCGGCCCGCCGGGAACTGATCGGCTTCGCCGTCGTCGGCCTCCTCGCCTACGCCGTCGACCTGGCCCTGTTCACGTACCTGCGCGGCCCCGCCGGACTCGCCCCGCTCACCGCCAAGTCCCTGTCCTTCCTGGCCGCCTGCACGGTCGCCTACGCGGGCAACGCCCTCGGCCCCTACCGGACCACGCGCGCCACGGGCCTGCGCCCGTACGCCGCGTTCTTCGCCGTGAACCTCGCCGGAGCCGCCGTACAACTGCTCTGCCTGGCCGTCAGCCACTACGGCCTCGGGCTCACCTCGCAGCGCGCGGACACCGTCTCCGGGACGGTCGTCGGTATGGCCTTGGCCACAGTCCTGCGGTTCTGGGGTACCCGTACATGGGTGTTCCGGGCGGAGGGCAGAGTCGGATCATGGACTGGCTGA
- a CDS encoding YihY/virulence factor BrkB family protein: MDWLKKLPVIGPWAERLMITHAWRSYERLDRVKWTRLAAAMTFTSFVALFPLLTVSATIAAATLSTEQEEKLQDKLAEQVPGISDQLDIAGLVDNAGTIGLIAGALLFFTGVSWAGSMRECLRAVWDLSDEEENPALRYGKDVGVLLGLGGALLVTIAASAVASAMIGWITRELGIDEGGWGGVLLHIAAFLIAVLANFLLLLYVLTLLPGVEPTRHRLFVAALTGAIGFELLKLLLSGYLQGVAAKSMYGAFGVPVALLLWINFTSKLVLFCASWTATQSKGDEVPGLTGESGGAPDPAAASGG; encoded by the coding sequence ATGGACTGGCTGAAAAAGCTACCGGTGATCGGGCCGTGGGCGGAGCGGCTGATGATCACGCACGCGTGGCGGTCGTACGAGCGGCTGGACCGCGTGAAGTGGACGCGGCTGGCCGCCGCGATGACCTTCACGAGTTTCGTCGCGCTGTTCCCGCTGCTGACGGTGTCCGCGACCATCGCCGCCGCCACGCTCAGCACGGAGCAGGAGGAGAAGCTCCAGGACAAGCTCGCCGAGCAGGTCCCGGGCATCTCCGACCAGCTGGACATCGCCGGTCTCGTGGACAACGCCGGCACGATCGGGCTCATCGCGGGCGCGCTGCTGTTCTTCACGGGCGTCAGCTGGGCCGGCTCGATGCGCGAGTGCCTGCGGGCGGTGTGGGACCTGTCCGACGAGGAGGAGAACCCCGCCCTGCGCTACGGCAAGGACGTGGGGGTCCTGCTCGGCCTCGGCGGCGCGCTGCTCGTCACCATCGCCGCCTCCGCCGTCGCCTCCGCGATGATCGGCTGGATCACCCGGGAACTCGGCATCGACGAGGGCGGGTGGGGCGGAGTCCTGCTGCACATCGCCGCGTTCCTGATCGCCGTCCTCGCCAACTTCCTGCTCCTGCTCTACGTCCTGACCCTGCTGCCCGGCGTCGAGCCGACGCGCCACCGCCTGTTCGTGGCGGCGCTGACCGGCGCGATCGGCTTCGAACTGCTGAAGCTGCTGCTCAGCGGCTATCTGCAGGGCGTGGCGGCGAAGAGCATGTACGGCGCGTTCGGGGTGCCCGTCGCGCTGCTGCTGTGGATCAACTTCACCTCGAAGCTGGTGCTGTTCTGCGCCTCCTGGACGGCGACGCAGAGCAAGGGGGACGAAGTCCCGGGCCTCACGGGCGAGTCCGGCGGCGCACCAGATCCGGCAGCGGCCAGCGGCGGTTGA
- a CDS encoding D-alanyl-D-alanine carboxypeptidase family protein has translation MPAPKKTARRFLLVTSAALSSLALAVPAAVAAPKPSGSPSASASPSATPPATMSTVGGARLGKPGTQVNLASGVPVLPKDLSARSWIVADAESGDVLASHNAHWRLAPASTLKMLFADTLLPKFPRDTKHKVVPSDLAGIGPGSSMVGIKEDETYTVHDLWLGVFLQSGNDAVHVLSAMNKGVENTVKEMNEHAEELQALDTHVVSPDGYDAEGQVSSAYDLTLIARSGMQKKDFREYASTVTAKFPGETKKGKKGKKVRKPFEIRNTNRLLAGDVDVPVYQGIAGVKNGNTTNAGATFTGVAERDGKVLLVTVMNPEKSEHNEVYKETARLFDWGFKAAGKVQPVGELVPPRDAAQSGAQPGANPSGEAGGSGDGGSATAGPGAKPVAGAPAADGTSGIWTALGITGGVLVLLAGGAFLVNRRWPLPDLVRRRTRP, from the coding sequence GTGCCCGCCCCGAAGAAGACCGCCAGGCGATTCCTGCTGGTCACCTCCGCCGCCCTGTCGTCCCTCGCCCTGGCCGTGCCCGCCGCCGTCGCCGCCCCCAAGCCCTCGGGCAGCCCGTCGGCGAGCGCGAGCCCCTCGGCCACTCCCCCGGCGACGATGTCGACCGTGGGCGGCGCCCGGCTCGGCAAGCCGGGGACGCAGGTGAACCTGGCGAGCGGCGTGCCGGTGCTGCCGAAGGACCTGAGCGCCCGCTCCTGGATCGTGGCCGACGCCGAGTCCGGCGACGTGCTGGCCTCGCACAACGCGCACTGGCGCCTCGCTCCGGCGAGCACGCTGAAGATGCTGTTCGCGGACACGCTGCTGCCGAAGTTCCCCAGGGACACCAAGCACAAGGTCGTGCCCTCCGACCTGGCCGGCATCGGCCCCGGCTCCAGCATGGTCGGGATAAAGGAGGACGAGACGTACACGGTCCACGACCTGTGGCTGGGCGTCTTCCTGCAGTCCGGCAACGACGCCGTGCACGTGCTGTCCGCGATGAACAAGGGCGTCGAGAACACCGTCAAGGAGATGAACGAGCACGCCGAGGAGCTCCAGGCCCTCGACACGCACGTGGTCAGCCCGGACGGCTACGACGCCGAGGGGCAGGTGTCGTCGGCCTACGATCTGACGCTGATCGCCCGCTCCGGGATGCAGAAGAAGGACTTCCGCGAGTACGCCTCGACGGTCACCGCGAAGTTCCCGGGCGAGACGAAGAAGGGCAAGAAGGGCAAGAAGGTCCGTAAGCCCTTCGAGATCCGGAACACCAACCGGCTGCTGGCCGGTGACGTGGACGTGCCCGTCTACCAGGGCATCGCGGGCGTCAAGAACGGCAACACCACCAACGCGGGCGCCACCTTCACCGGCGTCGCCGAGCGCGACGGCAAGGTACTGCTGGTGACGGTGATGAACCCGGAGAAGTCCGAGCACAACGAGGTCTACAAGGAGACGGCCCGGCTGTTCGACTGGGGCTTCAAGGCGGCCGGGAAGGTGCAGCCGGTGGGCGAGCTGGTGCCGCCGAGGGATGCCGCGCAGTCCGGTGCCCAGCCCGGCGCGAACCCCTCCGGCGAGGCCGGCGGATCCGGGGACGGCGGCAGCGCTACGGCCGGGCCCGGTGCCAAGCCGGTGGCCGGTGCCCCGGCCGCGGACGGCACCAGCGGCATCTGGACCGCGCTCGGCATCACGGGCGGGGTGCTGGTGCTGCTCGCGGGCGGCGCGTTCCTCGTCAACCGCCGCTGGCCGCTGCCGGATCTGGTGCGCCGCCGGACTCGCCCGTGA